The nucleotide sequence TTCAAAGAATTCTCCGCCAGGCTGGTATATCACGGGAAGAATGGCTTGAGAAATGGTGAAGCTCTTCTTTTATTTCAACAATGAATCCCACTCAAGTACCCCTGCTTCCCCGGGATCACCCCTCTCACCCCGCCTTTTGGCTCCTCCATATCCCCTTGATACCGTGGGATCACATGCAGATGGAGATGCATCACGCTCTGGCCGGCCGCCGCCCCGATGTTCACGCCGATAGTGTAGCCGTCGGGGGCGTACCGCTCGTCGAGCAGCCGACGGGCATCATGGACGAGGGAGAGGAGGGCGGCCTGTTCGGCCTCGGTCGCCTCGAAGAATGAGGCCACGTGCCGGAAGGGGATGAGGAGGAGGTGGCCGGGGCTGACCGGGTAGAGGTCGAACCAGGTGAAAGCCGGGAAAAGCTTGCGAGGAGTATTCACGAGGAGAGGTGTCATTCAGATCTTCAGCAATGTAATAGTGCCATGATTCTGGAGTATAGGCTGGACAAGCCATGGTTGTGAAGAGATATGCAGGGTGCAGGATGAGCCTGTTGCCTGAACCCGGAAAACAAAATGATCTGAAGACGAGCATCATTTTATGCTAGATGAGGAGTATATCGCCGTATATGCCATCCTCAGACGCTGGTTCAGAGAACGTTATTCTGGATCTGGTTGCGGTTTGGGCTTGTGATAAGGCTCGGACAGGAGGGAAAGGTGCACATCTTGCCAGACTTATCCATGCCGGATTTCCCGTCCCGGAAGGTTTCTGCCTGACAACAACCCTCTACCGCAAGCTCACAGATGATCCAACGATAAGCCGGCTGATTGATGAGCTTGAGAGTATTTCTGCGGCAGAGAGCGACGCACTGCATGATCTGGCAGGCAGAATACGAGACGAGATCCGGGGCAAAGAGCTGCCTTTCGATGTTCTGAAAGCTATTGAGCGTCGTATTGATGCAAAGGCCTCCTATAGTGTCCGTTCAAGTGCGACGGCAGAAGACCTTCCAACCGCGTCATTTGCCGGCCAGCATGACACACTTCTTGACATAACCGGCATCGAAGCCATCACCCGTGCAATTCTTCAGTGTATGGCCAGCCTCTATACTGACAGGGCTGTCTCATATCGTGTAGCCAATAACATTCCCCACCGGGATGTCTCGATGGCTGTTGTGGTTCAGCAGATGATTGAAGCCGATATCTCCGGTGTACTTTTCACCGCCGATCCGGTGAGTGGAAGGCGAACGACTGCATCTATTGATGCCGCCTTCGGACCGGGTGAGGGGGTCGTCTCCGGAACAGTCACAGCAGAAAACATCCGTCTGGATCGGAGAACTGGTGAGGTTCTGGGAATTGAGGTGCATACAGGCAATAAAATAACGCAAGACGGAGGAGGACTGGATGTTCACATCCTGACAGAAAAACAGATACAAAAGCTGTATGCAGGTGGTGAGGCAATTGAACGGCTCTTTGGATCTCCACAGGATATCGAGTGGTCATTTGAAGGTGAATATCTCTGGATACTGCAATCGCGTCCTATTACGACACTTTTTCCGATTCCAGAACCGCGACCGGATGGTGATGGCCTCCATGTCTACTATAGCTGGAATCACCGGCAGGGGATGACCGAGGCGATGCCCCCGCTCGTCGTCGACTACTGGATCCAGACGATGGATGCATTGTTTCACCGGATCGGGTTTGCCCCTGCAACCGGCTCCCTCGGGGCAACTGCCGGGGGCCTCGTATACTTCGATGTTACTCCGTTTCTTACCTCAAAGAGGCTCTTCCCTTATCTCAGGGAAGGGCTCAGTGAGTTTGACCAGCAGTCTGTGTACCTGCTTGATGACATCGTTTTCCGGCGGCGTGATGAGATGGCAGAGGTTTCCCTGCTCCGTGGGCTATCACCTGGCAGGTCTCTCATCGCCGGGCTGCGCCTTGGGTATACCATCTGCCTGACACTTTTATCCATTCTCCACGGGCTGGTCACGAAAACCTATGAACAGGTGCCTGCAAGAAGCCGGAGATGGGCGGATCAGTCGGTGGGGGAGATGATTCTGGCCATCCGCTCGGCAGAAACTGGGGAAGACCGCATACGGATGGCCCTCGAGAAGAATAAGGAATTTGTCTGGACTGCCATGAAACAGGCATTGCTCCTCTGGAACATCTTCGTCTACCGGGCTCTCCTCAGGAGGGTTTCCAATCCATCGGATGATGAATTTGAGGCGCTTGAACGGGGGTTGTCAGAGAACGTCACGACAACCATGATGCTTGAACTCGGGGATATCACGGATCGTGCCCGTGATTCTTCTCCTGTGCGTGATGCTATCATACATGGAGGTGATCTTGAGGAGATTCGCCGTGTGGATGATGGAGATCTGTTTGTATCTGCATTTACGACCTATCTTCAGCGGTATGGATTCCGGGCGCCATCTGAGATTGAGTTTAGCCGTCCCCGCTATGATGAGGCTCCATCAATGCTCCTCCAATCGGTCAGAGCGTCCTTGCGAAGGGAAGTTCGAGGCGGCCATCGAAGACAGATCAGGGAGCTGGAAGCACGGGCAGAGGATGTGATCGCGGACCTTGAGAAGGCAGCACGGCGAGGGTTTTTCGGATTCCTGAAACCCCGCCTGGTCAGGGCCTTTGCCTTGCGATACAGGAAATATCTCTCGATCCGGGAAATCACCAAATACGCTCTCTCCCAGCTTATCGCCGAGACGAGACATCAGGTGCTGGCTGCAGGAGAGCTCCTGAAGAGAGAAGGCGGGCTCAGAGAGGCAGAGGATGTATGGATGTATACGATGGACGAACTTCAGTCTGCACTGAGGGACCCCAAAAAACCTCTTGATATCGATCTCAACCAGCGAAGAGCAGACTTTCACCGCCACCAGACGCTTCGTGCTCCGGCGGTTATCACAAGTGATGGTGAAGTACCCCGTGGAGCCATGCCTGAGGGTGCCGGTGATGGTGGGCTCACCGGAATTGCAACCTCGGGAGGTGTGGCAGAAGGGGTTGTCCGTGTCATCCTGTACCCCGGCGATGCTGCACTCCGCCAGGGTGAGATCCTTGTTGCACCTCATACGGATCCCGGGTGGACACCGCTCTTCCTCAATGCTGCCGGACTGATCACCAATGTCGGTGGTGTTATGACGCACGGCTCACTCGTTGCCAGGGAATATGGCATTCCGTCAGTTGTTCTGGCAGGAGCCACCGACACACTCAGGACCGGTCAGCGGATCCGCCTTGATGGAAACCACGGCATCATCGAACTGCTGGAGAATGATTGAGCCCGGACTCTTCGACTCATAGGGCATAATCTCTTCACATAACACTCTTTTCATCGAACGGATACTGCACAACCTAATAAAGATCGATAGAGTACCATTCCCCAATGGTATTCCATAAAAGACCGGGCAAAAAAGTGGCTTGCCAAACAAGCGCAAGATGATAAAGAAGTCCCTTGAGATCAGGTATATCCAGGGGAAACCCTACGCCTATTACTCGACCAGTACTACAACAGGGAAACCCGGCCGATCAGAATTCTAAAGAAGAGTCAAAATGACGACATATGTCAGAGACTCAATAGAAATCCAAAACCATATTTCGTAGCGTCTTCTCTCTTGTCAGTCTCATTTCCCGCTTGTAATTTGGGATAGAAATTTTCTTCCTTTCGCTGTTAAACGGTATTTCTGATTTTTACTATTGGGCTTATCAGGTATGGTCATCTCGATATATTCAAGATTCAGCAGGTATCTGACTTGTTTTTTAAGCTCTCCTGAAACACTCTTATGCCCTACTCTCTCTACAAGTTCAGACATGCCCATATCGCGTATACTGAGATGAATTATTACTTTATGGGAAAGTGGCGACTCTCTCTTTGTTTCCTGCATCAACTCGGGCTCCAACTCCGGCTGTAACTCCGGCCGCAACTCAGGCTGTGCATCTCTTTCACGCACAAGTCTGTATATGTTTTCTATAGGAAGAACTTCTTTCAGGAACACGGTGACCCTCACCCGCATTCCCACTTCTATGATCTCGGGCTCAGGCAGCCCAAGATCCTCTGCCTCCCGTAAAATCCGGCGAAACCCGCTGCCCCACTGCTCGATGAGATCCAGCTCCTTGAAGACCCTGGCGATAACCCGGTTTCGTATCTTTGACACTCCCTGTTTTACGTCCTCGATTGTCATTCCCGGGAGGAGAATGCCTGGATTTTCGATCTCAATTCTGTCATCAAAGAATGACACCCTGATCGGTGCTCCCTTCTGGGAGTAATCGGCATGGACGATAGCGTTGATAATTGCCTCACGGAGGATGGTGAGAGGGATGCTCCAGACATCGCGACGCCGGATCTCCGAGATATCTGCACCTCTGAATGCATGTTTTTTAAGAAAGAGCATCACACTCCCGGCCGCATCCGGAAGATGTTCGTGTATCTCGATATGGTCGAAGATGTATGCCTTGTCAATCCCGATGAACCTCCCGCACTGAATCCAGGCATCGGGGAAGTAATACTCTCTTTTCTTCCCAAACAAGAGCATGCCGCCGATTGTCGGGGCAAGCTTCCCCTGCACCGGAACCAGAAGCTTCAGCGTGAGGATCTCTTCTTCGTTTACCTCCTTACGACCCCTGAATTGTCTTCTGGCAGCCTCAATATCAAGATCATCTGAAGAGAGATCGGGCATTGGCATCTCATCAAAGGAGATACCGGAGACACTCCGCTGAAGCTCAGTGATCAGATCCTGATCCGCTTTACGGTTGGTTGAGCCGAGCCTGACATACACACCATCAAAAGGACCTTCCCTCTTCACGAAATGTGGCCGCTGATGGGACCGGTGGGGGGGGAGGGAGATGATACTTTCTTTACGATGGAATACA is from Methanocalculus alkaliphilus and encodes:
- a CDS encoding HIT family protein encodes the protein MTPLLVNTPRKLFPAFTWFDLYPVSPGHLLLIPFRHVASFFEATEAEQAALLSLVHDARRLLDERYAPDGYTIGVNIGAAAGQSVMHLHLHVIPRYQGDMEEPKGGVRGVIPGKQGYLSGIHC
- a CDS encoding PEP/pyruvate-binding domain-containing protein, with the protein product MPSSDAGSENVILDLVAVWACDKARTGGKGAHLARLIHAGFPVPEGFCLTTTLYRKLTDDPTISRLIDELESISAAESDALHDLAGRIRDEIRGKELPFDVLKAIERRIDAKASYSVRSSATAEDLPTASFAGQHDTLLDITGIEAITRAILQCMASLYTDRAVSYRVANNIPHRDVSMAVVVQQMIEADISGVLFTADPVSGRRTTASIDAAFGPGEGVVSGTVTAENIRLDRRTGEVLGIEVHTGNKITQDGGGLDVHILTEKQIQKLYAGGEAIERLFGSPQDIEWSFEGEYLWILQSRPITTLFPIPEPRPDGDGLHVYYSWNHRQGMTEAMPPLVVDYWIQTMDALFHRIGFAPATGSLGATAGGLVYFDVTPFLTSKRLFPYLREGLSEFDQQSVYLLDDIVFRRRDEMAEVSLLRGLSPGRSLIAGLRLGYTICLTLLSILHGLVTKTYEQVPARSRRWADQSVGEMILAIRSAETGEDRIRMALEKNKEFVWTAMKQALLLWNIFVYRALLRRVSNPSDDEFEALERGLSENVTTTMMLELGDITDRARDSSPVRDAIIHGGDLEEIRRVDDGDLFVSAFTTYLQRYGFRAPSEIEFSRPRYDEAPSMLLQSVRASLRREVRGGHRRQIRELEARAEDVIADLEKAARRGFFGFLKPRLVRAFALRYRKYLSIREITKYALSQLIAETRHQVLAAGELLKREGGLREAEDVWMYTMDELQSALRDPKKPLDIDLNQRRADFHRHQTLRAPAVITSDGEVPRGAMPEGAGDGGLTGIATSGGVAEGVVRVILYPGDAALRQGEILVAPHTDPGWTPLFLNAAGLITNVGGVMTHGSLVAREYGIPSVVLAGATDTLRTGQRIRLDGNHGIIELLEND
- a CDS encoding ATP-binding protein, which translates into the protein MKREGPFDGVYVRLGSTNRKADQDLITELQRSVSGISFDEMPMPDLSSDDLDIEAARRQFRGRKEVNEEEILTLKLLVPVQGKLAPTIGGMLLFGKKREYYFPDAWIQCGRFIGIDKAYIFDHIEIHEHLPDAAGSVMLFLKKHAFRGADISEIRRRDVWSIPLTILREAIINAIVHADYSQKGAPIRVSFFDDRIEIENPGILLPGMTIEDVKQGVSKIRNRVIARVFKELDLIEQWGSGFRRILREAEDLGLPEPEIIEVGMRVRVTVFLKEVLPIENIYRLVRERDAQPELRPELQPELEPELMQETKRESPLSHKVIIHLSIRDMGMSELVERVGHKSVSGELKKQVRYLLNLEYIEMTIPDKPNSKNQKYRLTAKGRKFLSQITSGK